In Salarias fasciatus chromosome 13, fSalaFa1.1, whole genome shotgun sequence, the sequence TTACGTTCAGCTGAAGTTCCATCAGTTAGTTTGTGTTGATCTGTTTCACTGAATCGGTTATTGAAATCCAGACCAACAAGAAGAGGCGCTTTTTGGTAatcatgcagaaaacagcctgaCGAGGTCTGTCGCTGACAGAAATATGAATCGGGTGATTAGAtcaaatatttaacatttctaCTAAGAATTTTCCAACTGTTTTGTTAAAAGCAGTCATGCTGGACACGTGCCACGTCTTCTCATTCAATCATTGCCAAGAGATGGAGAATAATCGACTGGGTTTTGTGCTGAAGTCCACAGAAAGCTTCAGCAGTGAATTACAGAGATGTCGCCACGCCACTCTCAAATGGCGCACAGAACACAGCTGCTCGTGTTTTTTTGAATGATCGAGTATAATTTTCATGGTCTTTTTTGACACGACATGAAAATAACCTTCTGAAAGATTTCAAAACGTCTGAGAGACGAACAGTGACGCGTTTGAGCACTGGAACTGGATCAGTCGGGACAAAATGACCCACAGTCACTGGATCTTCGCAGTGCGCCACAGCTGCACAAAGACCCCATTGTGGCTGACGTAACAAGACAAAGTGTTACAAAACACATAAAGTCAGAAATTACTCTACAAATTCTTAAAGTCACGCTATTCCGTGAAGCATGATGCAATATCAGAAGTATCAGTCAGTGGCGGATCCTTACCTGCGGCGCTGAAAGCAACCAGAGCGTTCTCCCTGGGGTTTATTGACTCGTCATAAGGCCTGTTGCCCCAAATGTGTGCGGCGCTGTTGACCAGCCAGGTGGCGTTGAGCACTATAGTGTATCTCAGCAGTCCGGGTATGAAGTATCCCACAGCCAAGGATTCCCCCCAGAAATACCAGGGCACCAACATCGGTACGAGGAAGCAGAGGATCACCACGGACAGCTTGTAATGCCTGGAATCAAACGAGAGACATTAtcggacacagagacagagagacttCATGGCTCAGAGTCTCTTTAACAAACGAGATCGTGGCCTGATTGTTACTACTGTGTGGGCCTGAGTCATCTGGAGTTTGTTTAAAACAGGACTTCCTTCCCCATCCTGCAGACTGGATGTCAGGTTACAGAAGTTTCCATGATGTTCAAACAGCACCTTCCCATGCTTTATATTTGAAAAGAGGGGGACAAAATCTTTAACATTATGAAATGAGAATTATTACTCTGTCCCACCTTTTGTTACTGTGCAGCACTGGAACTTGTAAGTCCAGTGCTGCTCGGCCAATCGCCCAGCAGCTGATTACACACCGTCTCCTGTTACAGTCCACAAGGACGTGTTTAGTCTGCACTGTTTGAGTCTTTCATGAGGGAACCGCCCTCCCGCGCACCGGAAGACTTTCTCACCGTCTCTGGAACATGACCACTTCGTCTGCCCTCAGGTCGGACAGCTCCAGCTTCCGTCCCTTCTCGATGACGTCGGGGTGTTTGCGGACCAGCAGCCAACCGATGTGGGCGAAGAAGAAGCCCCGCTTGGCATTGTGGGGGTCTGCGTCTGTCTCGGAGTACTTGTGGTGTACACGGTGGTCCCTGGCCCACTCAAATATGTCattctgcagacacacacacacaaacaaacaccgaCAGAgaagattagattagattagattaggcACTTATAGATATGCATGGAAGCTTCAGATCATCAGATTAAGGTCAGATACCATGTGGCAGGGAAACAGTAAATGTATCGACAGATTACACGTTTTCACTAACATCACAGTCACTTAGAGGAGCATACCACTACAAGTGTGATCCTGATTAAAATGCTGTAACAAGTAAGTGTATCTGTCAAACATTAGGATGGCTTTAATATCTCTATTTCATTGCATTGCAGTTTGTATGAATAATCAAACATTTTTCCTTACATAAAGGTCAACTACTACATTGTTGTTTTCTCCTTTACCTGAAATGCCATCGAGTTGGCGAGGGCAAGGAAGACTCTCAGGGGGAACGAAGCCTTATAGGATCTGTGGCTCCATAACCGGTGTGCACCGGCAGTCACACCGAGAGCGCTGAAGAGGTAGCACACTGCAGCTGGGAgaaagagaggtggagaggagaggtaTCTTTACAGGGAGCCGTCAGCACTCTGTGGGACTACACCCCTGGGAGCAGAGTCACTGGGACGCCATGTTCCTTTCATAACACTCTTTTTGTTCGGCGGAAAGTCATCTATACAGGGAGACGGGACAGTGGGAGCGCGCAGGTCGGCCCTCACACTTTTGTTGTTCTAAAACTGCTGAATGCAGTTCTATGTGAAGCCCAGACAAAACTGCCCGGGGTCTGAGCACCGGGGGCTTCTGATTGGCAAAGAGCATTCTGTTGTGGTGTCACGCAGCTCACAATGGGATGTCTATCACAGCGGCGATTGTGCTTTGTCTTCCCAAGTGAAATAATATGCAGCCCAGCATTGCAACGAGAGGGGAAAATTATGCGGTGCCAGAAGGAAGACAAAGTTCAGATTGTTCAGGAGTTTGAGTCATGCCTCTGCGGTCTACATATAGAGGGCAATAACTCAAATTAATCAGCACACTGTTTGACGGCGACCACTGAAATTCAAATACTGCTAATTGGAGACATGCAGCGCATAACAT encodes:
- the scdb gene encoding stearoyl-CoA desaturase b → MTQTETRNHRAVQQQRGDAAAETSTVEDVFDDTYREKEGKKPPRIFVWRNIILMSLLHVGALYGLLFLPSASCLTLAWTAVCYLFSALGVTAGAHRLWSHRSYKASFPLRVFLALANSMAFQNDIFEWARDHRVHHKYSETDADPHNAKRGFFFAHIGWLLVRKHPDVIEKGRKLELSDLRADEVVMFQRRHYKLSVVILCFLVPMLVPWYFWGESLAVGYFIPGLLRYTIVLNATWLVNSAAHIWGNRPYDESINPRENALVAFSAAGEGFHNYHHTFPFDYATSEFGCKLNLTTAFIDLMCFLGLAKDPKRVSKEMISARVKRTGDGSYKSG